The proteins below are encoded in one region of Nitrospirota bacterium:
- a CDS encoding HDIG domain-containing protein translates to MKKNDALLKLFPKTQTLDWEKTGLTSRIPRGIKAFNLGVGLVTALLLAFVLLPRFPLLAKGEISSRDILAPYSLDIEYEGPDRTIVSSRVVKGEVIVEAGHRVTERAARVLEEIARREGIGDRRYAYLGLTLLILLLFYLFYRDIKRYRAPLIADARKMFLLAFLLFATVILSQLTKSLLTHIADKLLLDLSTIGFVLPVSAGSMLVCLLFDFHLALGFSFVVSVLIGLLFPGDPFIPVYYFLGSIVAALSVIHCKKRTALLRAGALTGLINIAAITGIDLYRGELLSRGLYDAGAGFLGGLIVAMVVSVTLPFFETLFDITTDIKLLELLEPNQPLLKELVYKSPGTYHHSIVIGNLAEAAAESIGENPLLARVGAYYHDVGKIRKPEYFIENQRVSENKHDRLMPSMSSLIIASHVKDGVEVAREHRLPSTVVDIIQQHHGTSLITYFYQKAKELQPLIAVAEGDYRYPGPRPRTKIAAIVMLADNVEAASRTLDDPTPPRIQALTNSVINRIFLDDQLSWCDLTLNDLRYIARSFNLILTGIFHHRIDYPGMEFEGEKKRGEHRDKKQSEEAKAGAGVSREKAREAVEEHRPS, encoded by the coding sequence ATGAAAAAGAATGATGCCCTCTTGAAGCTTTTCCCGAAGACCCAGACCCTGGACTGGGAGAAAACCGGGTTGACCTCGCGCATTCCTCGCGGGATCAAGGCGTTCAATCTGGGAGTGGGGCTCGTAACGGCCCTGCTGCTGGCCTTCGTTCTGCTCCCGCGCTTTCCGCTCCTCGCGAAGGGTGAGATCTCCAGCCGGGACATCCTCGCTCCTTATTCCCTGGATATCGAGTATGAAGGTCCCGACCGGACGATCGTATCAAGCAGGGTGGTCAAGGGGGAGGTCATCGTAGAGGCCGGGCACCGCGTCACGGAAAGGGCCGCCCGGGTGCTCGAAGAGATCGCCCGCCGGGAGGGGATCGGAGACAGGCGTTATGCCTATCTTGGCCTTACGCTGCTTATCCTGCTCCTCTTCTACCTCTTTTACCGGGACATCAAGCGCTACCGCGCTCCTCTCATCGCGGACGCGAGAAAGATGTTTCTCTTGGCGTTTCTCCTTTTCGCTACCGTGATCCTGTCCCAGTTGACCAAATCCCTGCTCACGCACATTGCCGACAAACTTCTTCTCGACCTCAGCACGATCGGGTTTGTCCTGCCCGTATCCGCGGGATCTATGCTCGTCTGCCTTCTTTTCGACTTCCATCTCGCGCTGGGATTCTCCTTTGTCGTGAGCGTCCTGATCGGCCTGCTGTTCCCGGGCGACCCGTTCATCCCGGTCTATTATTTCCTCGGCAGTATCGTGGCAGCGCTCAGCGTGATCCACTGCAAGAAAAGAACTGCTCTGCTCAGGGCGGGCGCCCTGACCGGGCTGATCAACATCGCCGCAATCACCGGCATCGACCTCTACCGGGGGGAACTGTTATCACGGGGCCTGTACGATGCGGGCGCCGGATTTCTCGGGGGGCTCATCGTCGCCATGGTCGTGTCGGTGACACTGCCGTTCTTCGAAACGCTTTTCGATATTACCACGGACATCAAACTGCTGGAACTGCTGGAGCCGAACCAGCCACTGCTGAAGGAACTGGTCTATAAGAGTCCGGGGACCTATCATCACAGCATCGTGATCGGCAATCTTGCGGAGGCCGCCGCAGAATCCATCGGTGAGAACCCGCTCCTGGCCCGGGTCGGTGCTTATTATCATGACGTGGGCAAGATACGGAAACCCGAGTACTTCATCGAGAACCAGCGCGTATCGGAGAACAAGCACGACCGGCTGATGCCTTCCATGAGCAGCCTGATCATTGCCTCACACGTGAAAGACGGCGTCGAGGTCGCACGCGAACACCGGCTGCCTTCCACGGTCGTCGATATTATTCAGCAGCATCACGGCACATCGCTCATCACCTACTTCTATCAAAAGGCAAAGGAGCTCCAGCCGCTCATTGCCGTTGCCGAGGGCGACTACCGCTACCCGGGTCCGCGACCCCGAACGAAGATTGCAGCCATCGTGATGCTGGCCGATAACGTGGAAGCGGCCTCGCGGACCCTCGATGATCCCACGCCCCCCAGGATCCAGGCACTGACGAACAGCGTGATCAACCGCATATTTCTCGACGATCAGCTCAGCTGGTGCGATCTCACGCTCAACGATCTCAGGTATATTGCGCGGAGCTTCAATCTGATTCTCACGGGGATTTTTCACCACCGGATCGATTACCCCGGCATGGAGTTCGAGGGAGAGAAAAAGCGCGGTGAACATCGGGATAAGAAACAATCAGAGGAGGCAAAGGCTGGCGCAGGCGTTTCTCGAGAAAAAGCTCGAGAAGCTGTTGAGGAGCATCGGCCTTCCTGA
- the ybeY gene encoding rRNA maturation RNase YbeY: MNIGIRNNQRRQRLAQAFLEKKLEKLLRSIGLPDAEVSVLFIGDRAMRTLNRRYRGKDSATDVLSFSFREGEHRQIQPHFLGDIVISVPAAARQARAAGHAVGREIEILLVHGLLHLLGYDHELGEREARRMLRRERELLERFFS; the protein is encoded by the coding sequence GTGAACATCGGGATAAGAAACAATCAGAGGAGGCAAAGGCTGGCGCAGGCGTTTCTCGAGAAAAAGCTCGAGAAGCTGTTGAGGAGCATCGGCCTTCCTGACGCTGAAGTGAGCGTTCTCTTCATCGGTGACCGCGCCATGCGCACGCTCAACCGCCGGTACCGGGGCAAAGACAGTGCCACCGATGTTCTGTCCTTCTCGTTCCGGGAAGGGGAGCACCGGCAAATTCAGCCGCATTTCCTCGGCGATATCGTCATCTCGGTTCCCGCCGCCGCAAGGCAGGCCAGGGCAGCGGGACATGCAGTCGGCCGGGAAATCGAAATCCTTCTCGTCCATGGCCTGCTCCATCTCCTGGGCTACGACCATGAACTCGGCGAACGTGAGGCCCGCCGGATGCTGCGCCGCGAGCGGGAACTGCTGGAGAGGTTCTTCTCATGA
- a CDS encoding diacylglycerol kinase — MKPKSLTAKANVAIDGIIYAVKTQRHMQYHLFAALTALILSLVLNISRLEFILLCMAIVLVLVTEMLNTAIEVTVDMISEAYHPRAKIAKDIGAGVVLIASIGALTLAYLILYPALKDTISKGAWHIRKAQDDVVAFVAVTVVVIIVVIVKAFLGKGEPLRGGMPSGHAAVSFSVWAAAVYLTRSLPVAVLIFLLAVMVSWSRWSSGIHRPLEVVAGAALGAGVTVLLFWIFH, encoded by the coding sequence ATGAAGCCGAAATCATTGACCGCAAAGGCCAACGTCGCGATCGACGGGATTATTTATGCCGTCAAGACCCAGCGGCACATGCAGTATCATCTGTTCGCCGCTCTTACCGCCCTCATTCTCAGCCTTGTCTTGAATATCTCCCGGCTCGAGTTCATCCTGCTCTGCATGGCGATCGTCCTCGTTCTCGTGACGGAAATGCTGAACACCGCCATCGAGGTGACCGTGGACATGATCTCAGAAGCATACCATCCCCGGGCGAAGATCGCGAAGGACATCGGTGCCGGCGTCGTGCTGATCGCATCGATCGGTGCTCTCACGCTCGCCTATCTCATACTCTACCCCGCATTGAAAGATACGATCAGCAAGGGGGCTTGGCACATCCGAAAGGCCCAGGACGACGTCGTGGCGTTCGTGGCCGTGACCGTCGTGGTGATTATCGTCGTTATCGTGAAGGCGTTCCTCGGGAAAGGGGAACCCCTCCGGGGCGGAATGCCAAGCGGACATGCCGCTGTTTCCTTTTCCGTATGGGCGGCCGCCGTCTATCTGACGCGATCCTTGCCCGTCGCCGTGTTAATCTTTCTGCTGGCCGTGATGGTCAGCTGGAGCAGATGGTCTTCGGGCATACACCGGCCCCTGGAGGTCGTGGCGGGCGCTGCACTCGGTGCGGGCGTGACCGTGCTGCTGTTCTGGATCTTTCATTGA
- a CDS encoding acetyl-CoA carboxylase carboxyltransferase subunit alpha — MPPEYLEFEKPIADLEKKIEELTLFTSNGNIDLEEEILKLHKKADQLRAEIYSRLSPWQKAQISRHPNRPYTLDYIEAMLTDFTEMHGDRGFADDAAIVGGMARLNGMPVVVIGHQKGRTTKEKIIRNFGMPNPEGYRKALRLMEFAEKFRKPLITFIDTPGAYPGIGAEERGQGESIARSLHVMSRLKIPIVATVIGEGGSGGALALGVADRVLMLEHATYSVISPEGCAAILWNNGAKASEAAELLKITAQDLFQMKVIDEMVEEPIGGAHRDPRRVAELLQEAIFRNLSEIRNLPSDELIRLRYDKFRNLGTFDQI; from the coding sequence TTGCCGCCGGAATACCTTGAATTTGAAAAACCCATAGCCGATCTTGAGAAGAAGATAGAGGAGCTGACGCTCTTTACCTCGAACGGCAACATTGACCTCGAAGAAGAGATCCTCAAGCTCCATAAAAAAGCTGATCAACTTCGCGCCGAGATCTATTCCCGCCTGAGCCCCTGGCAGAAGGCCCAGATATCCCGCCATCCGAACCGTCCCTATACGCTTGATTACATCGAAGCCATGCTGACGGATTTTACGGAGATGCACGGCGACCGGGGGTTTGCCGATGATGCCGCTATCGTCGGCGGCATGGCCCGCCTGAACGGGATGCCGGTCGTCGTGATCGGGCATCAGAAGGGACGGACGACAAAAGAGAAAATCATTCGGAATTTCGGCATGCCCAACCCGGAAGGTTACCGGAAAGCCCTCCGCTTGATGGAATTCGCCGAAAAATTCCGGAAGCCTCTGATCACCTTCATCGACACTCCCGGCGCCTACCCGGGGATAGGCGCCGAGGAGCGCGGACAGGGGGAATCGATCGCGCGGAGCCTCCACGTCATGTCGCGCCTCAAGATCCCGATCGTGGCAACGGTCATCGGCGAGGGCGGGAGCGGCGGCGCGCTTGCCCTGGGGGTTGCGGACCGCGTGCTGATGCTCGAGCACGCCACCTATTCCGTTATTTCACCCGAAGGGTGCGCTGCCATTCTCTGGAACAACGGCGCCAAGGCCAGCGAGGCTGCCGAACTCCTCAAGATCACGGCTCAGGACCTGTTCCAGATGAAGGTAATCGACGAGATGGTGGAAGAACCGATCGGGGGAGCCCATCGGGACCCGAGAAGGGTTGCGGAACTGCTGCAAGAGGCGATCTTCAGGAACCTGTCCGAGATCAGGAACCTGCCATCCGATGAACTGATCAGGCTTCGGTACGATAAGTTCAGGAACCTGGGGACGTTCGATCAGATCTGA
- a CDS encoding ferredoxin gives MAVPKVDTDTCIGCGLCSELCPKVFELRDDKAWVVNPGACSTCDCQQAVDSCPVTAISLE, from the coding sequence ATGGCTGTACCGAAAGTTGATACCGACACCTGCATCGGGTGCGGGCTCTGCTCGGAACTCTGCCCGAAAGTGTTTGAGCTCAGAGACGACAAGGCCTGGGTGGTTAATCCCGGCGCCTGCAGCACTTGCGACTGCCAGCAGGCAGTTGACAGTTGCCCGGTTACGGCGATTTCCCTCGAATGA